From a region of the Methylomonas rapida genome:
- the glnA gene encoding glutamate--ammonia ligase has protein sequence MSVENVIKMMQENDVKFVDFRFCDSRGKEQHVTFPAHAVDEDTFEEGKMFDGSSVAGWKHINESDMILMPDPSTAKIDPFFDDKTVILRCDIIEPKDMQGYGRDPRSIAKRAEAYLQSTGIADTALFGPENEFFIFDDVRWSAEMGGCSYKIDSEEAGWNSEKVYENGNIGHRPGVKGGYFPVPPVDSFQDMRSAMCLVLEEMGQTVEVHHHEVATAGQCEIGTRFNTLVKKADEVLELKYVIANIAHAYGKTATFMPKPLVGDNGSGMHVHQSLAKGGVNLFSGNLYGGLSETALYYIGGIIKHAKALNAITNASTNSYKRLVPGFEAPVMLAYSARNRSASIRVPYVTNPKARRIEVRFPDSTANPYLAFAAMLMAGLDGIQNKIHPGDAMDKDLYDLPPEEEKAIPQVAFSLDEALNALDADREFLTRGGVFTDDAIDGYIALKKQDVTRLRMSTHPVEFDMYYSL, from the coding sequence ATGTCCGTAGAAAACGTAATCAAAATGATGCAAGAAAACGACGTCAAATTCGTCGATTTTCGCTTTTGCGATAGCCGCGGAAAAGAGCAACACGTAACTTTCCCGGCCCACGCCGTCGATGAAGACACCTTCGAAGAAGGCAAAATGTTCGATGGTTCTTCCGTTGCAGGCTGGAAGCACATCAACGAATCCGACATGATTCTGATGCCTGACCCAAGCACCGCCAAAATCGACCCTTTCTTCGATGACAAAACAGTTATCTTGCGCTGCGACATCATCGAGCCCAAAGACATGCAAGGCTACGGCCGCGACCCGCGTTCCATCGCCAAACGCGCGGAAGCCTACCTGCAATCCACCGGTATCGCCGACACTGCATTGTTCGGACCGGAAAACGAATTCTTCATTTTCGACGACGTGCGCTGGTCTGCCGAAATGGGCGGCTGCTCCTACAAAATCGATTCCGAGGAAGCCGGCTGGAACTCGGAAAAAGTTTACGAAAACGGCAACATCGGCCACCGTCCTGGCGTAAAAGGTGGCTATTTCCCCGTGCCGCCGGTCGACTCTTTCCAGGATATGCGCTCCGCGATGTGCCTGGTGCTGGAAGAAATGGGTCAAACCGTCGAAGTACACCACCACGAAGTGGCAACCGCCGGCCAATGCGAAATCGGCACCCGTTTCAACACGCTGGTGAAAAAAGCCGACGAAGTCTTGGAACTGAAATACGTCATCGCTAACATCGCGCACGCTTATGGCAAAACGGCGACCTTCATGCCGAAGCCACTGGTGGGCGATAACGGCAGCGGCATGCACGTTCACCAATCTCTGGCAAAAGGCGGCGTGAATCTGTTCTCCGGCAACCTGTATGGTGGCTTGTCCGAAACCGCGCTGTACTACATCGGCGGCATCATCAAACACGCCAAAGCCCTGAACGCGATCACCAATGCTTCAACCAACAGCTACAAACGTCTGGTTCCAGGTTTCGAAGCACCTGTGATGCTGGCCTACTCCGCACGTAACCGTTCCGCGTCCATCCGCGTGCCTTACGTCACCAATCCGAAAGCGCGCCGTATCGAAGTTCGCTTCCCAGATTCAACTGCAAACCCATATTTGGCCTTCGCAGCCATGTTGATGGCGGGTCTGGATGGCATCCAAAACAAAATCCATCCAGGCGACGCGATGGACAAAGACTTGTACGACCTGCCGCCCGAAGAGGAAAAAGCCATTCCACAAGTGGCGTTCTCCTTGGACGAAGCCTTGAACGCCCTGGATGCGGACCGCGAGTTCCTGACACGCGGCGGCGTTTTCACCGACGATGCCATCGACGGCTACATTGCACTAAAAAAACAGGATGTAACCCGTCTGCGCATGAGCACGCACCCTGTTGAGTTCGACATGTACTACAGTCTGTAG
- a CDS encoding SulP family inorganic anion transporter has translation MKNVAVLNPHDPASRISSRQTVLSQIWQRLILFNTLIDSRFEDIKKETWLKTTYRDMSAGLIVALTAIPMAMGFSMAMGLRPEQGIIAGALACAIGRTWGGSKYQVYGPTAAFIPIIGGLVLKYGEAGGGSLAEAHGFLVFVSIIAGIILMLMGVFGLGKYAKVVPNSIIVGFTVGIAVAIALSNFESILGVESYRDLLGEDEDIKGGLLHNLAVAFGNIDKVNFWSVALGFGTFFVTKLLLRVSIFIPAPLLAIAASTVLAATLLADKGIILVRDIYGSIPNNFFVFTPPVLPEMTSGVVIDIFYFVFGIVFVSAVESVLCSSMADRMANNRGTPFNPDKEFWGQGLVQVLTPLVNGFPCTGALARTATSIKAGAITPLAGYFKAFFKLSLAYYIASYLEMVPMACIGGILLWVASNMIKVSEIKEVISHNRFHATLMAYTAVMVPLTDFLTGVLSALVLFFVARPFFDKPREIASPELTAVDIAKEQPGIVSQPGYFNRVVVPLALNEHDDYLLRYAAQLTQSGIVGEPHFIFIDTPRSRAYLKPNVEPVEQMQKLVRSSMGAVDKASYQVIKAQSRLDSLVDYVFKSSIDLFYWATKITATHNILWRSASPCFAVARYGWCRKVTLMESGVS, from the coding sequence ATGAAAAATGTAGCTGTATTGAATCCGCATGATCCTGCATCGCGAATTTCTTCTCGACAGACTGTCCTGTCTCAAATCTGGCAACGGTTAATTCTTTTTAATACCCTGATCGACAGTCGGTTTGAAGATATCAAGAAAGAAACTTGGTTAAAAACCACGTATCGAGATATGAGCGCCGGATTAATCGTTGCATTGACGGCGATACCGATGGCGATGGGATTCTCGATGGCAATGGGCCTGAGGCCGGAACAAGGGATTATTGCCGGTGCTTTGGCTTGCGCGATAGGTCGTACCTGGGGTGGGTCGAAATACCAAGTCTACGGGCCAACGGCGGCATTTATCCCGATTATTGGCGGCTTGGTGCTCAAGTATGGTGAAGCGGGAGGCGGAAGTTTGGCCGAAGCGCATGGTTTCTTGGTGTTTGTGTCTATTATCGCCGGCATTATCCTGATGTTGATGGGAGTGTTCGGACTCGGCAAATACGCCAAAGTGGTGCCGAATTCGATTATCGTAGGTTTTACCGTGGGTATTGCGGTTGCCATTGCGCTAAGCAACTTTGAGTCGATACTAGGGGTGGAAAGCTATCGGGATTTGCTTGGCGAAGACGAAGATATCAAAGGCGGGTTACTGCATAATTTGGCTGTCGCCTTTGGCAACATCGATAAAGTCAATTTCTGGTCCGTAGCATTAGGCTTTGGTACCTTTTTTGTCACCAAGCTGTTGTTACGCGTATCGATTTTTATCCCCGCCCCGCTGTTGGCGATTGCAGCCAGTACCGTATTGGCAGCCACCCTGTTGGCCGATAAAGGCATTATTTTGGTACGCGATATTTATGGCTCCATTCCCAATAACTTTTTCGTTTTTACCCCACCTGTGCTTCCCGAAATGACATCCGGCGTGGTGATTGATATTTTCTACTTTGTATTCGGCATCGTTTTTGTTTCGGCCGTGGAAAGCGTGCTTTGCTCTTCCATGGCTGATCGCATGGCCAATAACCGAGGCACGCCTTTCAATCCCGATAAGGAGTTTTGGGGACAAGGTTTGGTGCAAGTATTAACGCCATTGGTTAACGGTTTTCCTTGCACGGGTGCGCTAGCGAGAACGGCCACCAGCATCAAAGCAGGCGCCATTACTCCGTTGGCGGGTTATTTCAAGGCCTTTTTTAAATTAAGCCTGGCATATTACATAGCCAGTTATTTGGAAATGGTGCCCATGGCGTGTATCGGCGGCATCTTGCTGTGGGTGGCTTCCAATATGATAAAGGTATCGGAGATCAAAGAAGTCATCAGTCATAACCGCTTCCATGCGACTTTAATGGCTTATACGGCGGTTATGGTACCCTTGACCGACTTTTTGACCGGCGTGTTATCCGCATTAGTGCTTTTCTTTGTGGCCCGTCCCTTTTTCGATAAACCGCGTGAAATCGCAAGTCCTGAATTGACAGCGGTCGACATCGCAAAAGAACAACCCGGCATAGTGTCTCAACCTGGTTACTTCAACAGGGTAGTTGTTCCGTTGGCACTTAATGAACACGATGACTATCTGCTGCGCTATGCGGCCCAGCTAACCCAGTCTGGGATCGTGGGTGAACCGCATTTTATTTTCATCGATACGCCACGTTCCCGCGCATATCTGAAGCCCAACGTCGAACCGGTCGAACAAATGCAAAAATTAGTTCGCAGCAGCATGGGAGCGGTTGATAAGGCCAGCTATCAGGTCATAAAGGCTCAGAGCAGACTGGATTCCTTGGTGGATTACGTATTCAAAAGTTCTATCGATCTGTTTTATTGGGCCACCAAGATCACAGCAACGCACAACATTCTTTGGCGCAGCGCCTCGCCATGCTTTGCGGTTGCTCGGTATGGATGGTGCCGGAAAGTTACGCTAATGGAATCCGGCGTATCGTAG
- a CDS encoding universal stress protein has translation MTQATAIAAKNTVPECLAIHVYSDESAIRYDDHELIKKGEEKARFAEIMTGVDTHGIRVKPLFIESFKTAQEILTEATNYQADLIVISTRGHSKTASILLGSVTSSVMSEATIPVLAVKHYGAHLSLWQSLLSRHFLSEVEPKVN, from the coding sequence TTGACGCAAGCGACCGCCATAGCCGCGAAAAATACAGTGCCGGAATGTTTGGCGATACATGTTTATTCCGATGAGTCGGCAATCCGCTATGACGATCACGAGCTAATCAAGAAGGGGGAAGAGAAGGCGCGCTTTGCAGAGATCATGACAGGCGTGGATACGCATGGCATCCGCGTCAAACCCCTATTTATCGAAAGCTTTAAAACCGCACAGGAAATTCTGACGGAAGCGACAAACTATCAAGCCGATCTCATCGTAATCAGTACCAGGGGCCATAGTAAAACCGCGAGCATTTTACTGGGTAGCGTGACATCGTCGGTGATGTCGGAAGCGACGATACCAGTCTTGGCTGTCAAACATTACGGTGCGCATTTATCGCTATGGCAATCGCTGTTGTCGAGGCACTTTTTGAGTGAGGTGGAGCCTAAAGTCAATTAG
- a CDS encoding carbonic anhydrase family protein — protein MKTLTKEMQAAITPAMALELLKEGNKRFVNNLKINRNLLQQANETSDGQHPFAVILSCMDSRTSVELIFDQGLGDVFSIRIAGNIINPDILGSMEFACKVAGSKVIVVLGHSKCGAVKGACDQVEMDNLTALLSKILPAVDQETTETKNRTSSNGEFVEKVSAINVKRTVKTVIDCSPILRELIESGRVGIVGANHDIATGEVDFYKDTLIIN, from the coding sequence ATGAAAACATTAACCAAAGAGATGCAGGCGGCCATTACCCCTGCAATGGCATTGGAATTATTGAAAGAAGGCAATAAACGATTTGTCAATAACCTCAAAATTAACAGAAATCTGCTGCAGCAGGCCAATGAGACTTCTGACGGCCAACACCCGTTTGCAGTTATCTTAAGCTGTATGGATTCGCGTACTTCGGTTGAGCTCATATTCGACCAGGGTTTAGGGGATGTATTTAGTATTCGTATTGCCGGCAACATCATTAACCCAGATATTTTGGGAAGCATGGAGTTTGCGTGTAAAGTGGCCGGCTCGAAAGTTATTGTGGTTTTGGGACACAGCAAATGCGGCGCGGTAAAAGGGGCTTGCGACCAAGTGGAAATGGATAACCTAACGGCATTGTTAAGCAAAATCCTGCCGGCAGTTGACCAAGAAACAACCGAGACCAAAAATCGAACTTCAAGTAACGGCGAATTTGTAGAAAAAGTTTCCGCTATCAACGTTAAAAGAACTGTAAAAACCGTCATCGACTGCAGCCCTATTTTGAGAGAGTTGATTGAATCAGGCAGGGTTGGTATTGTCGGCGCTAATCATGATATTGCAACGGGAGAAGTTGACTTTTATAAAGATACTTTAATTATTAATTGA